In the genome of Myxococcota bacterium, one region contains:
- the dxs gene encoding 1-deoxy-D-xylulose-5-phosphate synthase produces the protein MSERFLDAIRTPADLRELGPEQAAQVAEEIRSEIIDTISRTGGHLASSLGSVDLITALHYVFETPRDRLVLDVGHQGYAHKLLTGRRDEFETLGQEGGIAKFLRRSESEFDHFGAGHAGTSISAALGMAQAMHQQGRDGCAIALIGDGSMTAGMAFEALNHAGDLPRKNLVVVLNDNEMSISPNVGALSSFLSTKMSAPTVRRVKGWAKDFLRSLPADALHWAQKTEESLKVFFSPGLLFEALGFRYVGPVQGHRMEVLIETFENVKQMLAAGDGPVLVHAATTKGHGYEPAEQDPFRYHGVGKFEVSTGAFPPGKPGPPKYQDVFADTLIRLAEEDERIVGITAAMADGTGLDRFQKVFPERFFDVGIAEQHAVTFAAGLASEGMKPVPAIYSTFLQRAYDQVVHDVCLQNLDVTFALDRAGIVGADGATHQGLFDFAYLRTLPNIVVMAPKDENELQRMVRTAVEHPGPAAVRFPRGSGQGVPLDPDPKSLPIGEAELLRDGDDVALLAIGSMVAPAIAAAESLAEEGISAAVLNARFVKPLDATRIQALARRCGALVAAEEHSGMGGFASAVLEALADGGVQVPLRRVAVPDQLIEHGDPGRLKGQLGLDAKGIADAARAALADRAS, from the coding sequence TTGAGCGAACGCTTCCTCGATGCGATTCGAACCCCCGCCGACCTCCGGGAGCTCGGCCCCGAGCAGGCAGCCCAGGTGGCCGAAGAGATCCGATCCGAGATCATCGACACGATCTCGCGCACCGGCGGTCACCTCGCTTCGAGCCTGGGCAGCGTCGACCTGATCACGGCGCTCCACTACGTGTTCGAGACGCCGCGCGACCGACTCGTCCTCGACGTCGGACACCAGGGCTACGCGCACAAGCTCCTGACAGGGCGTCGTGACGAGTTCGAGACCCTCGGCCAGGAGGGCGGCATCGCGAAGTTCCTGCGCCGCTCCGAATCCGAGTTCGACCACTTCGGTGCCGGACACGCGGGTACGTCGATCTCCGCGGCGCTCGGAATGGCCCAGGCGATGCACCAGCAGGGCCGCGATGGCTGCGCAATCGCGCTGATCGGCGACGGATCCATGACCGCGGGCATGGCCTTCGAGGCGCTCAACCACGCCGGCGATCTGCCGCGCAAGAACCTCGTCGTCGTCCTCAACGACAACGAGATGTCCATCTCGCCGAACGTGGGTGCCTTGTCCTCGTTTCTGTCGACGAAGATGTCCGCACCCACGGTGCGACGCGTGAAGGGCTGGGCGAAGGACTTCCTGCGGTCGCTGCCGGCGGATGCGCTCCACTGGGCCCAGAAGACCGAGGAATCACTGAAGGTCTTCTTCTCGCCGGGCCTGCTCTTCGAGGCCCTCGGGTTCCGCTACGTGGGGCCTGTTCAGGGCCATCGGATGGAAGTGCTGATCGAGACCTTCGAGAACGTGAAGCAGATGCTCGCGGCCGGAGATGGTCCGGTGCTGGTCCACGCGGCGACCACGAAGGGGCACGGCTACGAGCCCGCCGAACAGGATCCCTTCCGCTACCACGGCGTGGGGAAGTTCGAGGTTTCGACCGGCGCGTTCCCTCCGGGCAAGCCCGGGCCGCCGAAATACCAGGACGTCTTCGCGGACACCTTGATCCGCCTCGCCGAGGAAGACGAGCGCATCGTCGGCATCACTGCCGCAATGGCCGACGGCACCGGACTCGATCGCTTCCAGAAGGTCTTCCCCGAGCGCTTCTTCGACGTCGGCATCGCCGAGCAGCACGCCGTCACCTTCGCGGCCGGTCTGGCGAGCGAGGGGATGAAGCCGGTCCCGGCGATCTACTCGACGTTCCTGCAGCGGGCCTACGACCAGGTCGTGCACGACGTCTGTCTCCAGAACCTGGACGTCACCTTCGCCCTCGATCGAGCCGGCATCGTCGGAGCCGATGGCGCCACCCATCAGGGGCTCTTCGACTTCGCCTACCTGCGCACGCTGCCCAACATCGTCGTCATGGCACCGAAGGACGAGAACGAGCTGCAGCGCATGGTGCGCACGGCGGTCGAACACCCCGGCCCGGCGGCCGTGCGTTTCCCGCGCGGGTCGGGCCAGGGCGTTCCCCTGGACCCGGATCCGAAGTCGCTGCCGATCGGCGAAGCGGAGTTGCTGCGCGATGGCGATGACGTCGCGCTCCTGGCGATCGGCTCGATGGTGGCGCCGGCCATCGCTGCTGCCGAGTCGCTGGCCGAAGAGGGCATCTCCGCGGCAGTCCTGAACGCACGCTTCGTGAAGCCTCTGGATGCGACGCGGATCCAGGCGCTCGCGCGGCGCTGCGGCGCGCTGGTCGCCGCAGAGGAGCACAGCGGGATGGGCGGTTTCGCGAGCGCCGTGCTGGAGGCCCTTGCCGACGGCGGCGTCCAGGTGCCCTTGCGCCGTGTGGCGGTCCCCGATCAGCTGATCGAGCACGGCGATCCCGGTCGGCTGAAAGGCCAGCTCGGACTCGACGCGAAGGGCATCGCCGACGCGGCCCGCGCGGCCCTCGCGGATCGCGCGTCCTGA
- a CDS encoding cysteine desulfurase family protein gives MKRPIYLDHHATTPVDPRVVEAMAPYWTEDFGNPSSSTHAYGWRAEAAVEVARETLAEAIGAADPSEIVFTSGTTESDNLALAGRVRRVANAHLVTTAIEHPAVLDTARALASEGAHLVELPVDGAGRVDPSRVADALTPETQLVSVGAANSEIGTIQPLAEIAAVCRDAGVPFHSDAAQAVGKVPLDVGAAGIDLLSFCAHKVYGPKGIGALYLRGAGRNPRLAPQLHGGGHERGLRSGTLPVPLIVGFAEAVRIAVAELATEVERLAGLRERLWALLREKLPGVQRNGSDAHRLPGNLHVSFPGVDAGMLLGALHDVALSAGSACASARGEPSHVLQAIGLSAEALRGALRFGIGRGNTADDIDRAAERVIEEAERARVPGGGARQVARGG, from the coding sequence ATGAAGCGTCCGATCTATCTCGATCATCACGCGACGACCCCGGTCGACCCGCGCGTGGTCGAGGCCATGGCGCCGTACTGGACCGAGGATTTCGGGAATCCGTCCAGCAGTACCCATGCCTATGGCTGGCGCGCCGAGGCGGCCGTCGAAGTAGCCCGCGAGACCCTGGCCGAGGCCATTGGGGCTGCCGATCCGAGCGAGATCGTCTTCACCAGCGGCACCACGGAGAGCGACAACCTCGCGCTCGCCGGGCGCGTGCGGCGCGTGGCGAACGCACACCTCGTCACCACGGCGATCGAGCATCCCGCCGTCCTCGACACGGCGCGGGCATTGGCGAGCGAGGGAGCCCACCTCGTCGAGTTGCCCGTCGACGGCGCGGGACGGGTCGATCCGTCGCGCGTTGCCGACGCCCTGACCCCCGAGACCCAGCTGGTTTCGGTCGGGGCCGCCAACAGCGAGATCGGGACGATCCAGCCCCTCGCCGAGATCGCGGCCGTCTGTCGCGACGCGGGCGTTCCGTTTCACAGCGACGCGGCCCAGGCGGTCGGCAAGGTGCCCCTCGACGTCGGGGCCGCCGGGATCGACCTGCTGAGCTTCTGCGCGCACAAGGTGTATGGGCCGAAGGGAATCGGTGCTCTCTACCTTCGCGGGGCGGGCCGCAACCCGCGCCTGGCCCCGCAGCTCCATGGGGGAGGCCACGAGCGGGGCCTCCGGTCGGGGACCCTCCCCGTTCCTCTGATCGTGGGCTTCGCCGAGGCGGTCCGGATCGCGGTCGCCGAACTCGCGACCGAGGTCGAGCGCCTCGCTGGGCTGCGCGAGCGTCTCTGGGCGTTGCTGCGCGAGAAGCTCCCTGGAGTCCAGCGGAACGGCAGCGATGCCCACCGGCTGCCCGGCAATCTCCACGTCTCCTTCCCCGGCGTCGATGCGGGGATGCTGCTCGGTGCCCTCCACGACGTCGCGCTCTCGGCCGGGTCGGCCTGCGCGTCGGCGCGAGGGGAGCCCAGCCACGTCCTGCAGGCGATCGGGCTCTCCGCGGAGGCGCTGCGCGGAGCACTTCGCTTCGGGATCGGCCGTGGAAATACGGCCGACGACATCGATCGCGCCGCGGAGCGGGTCATCGAAGAGGCCGAGCGGGCCCGGGTACCGGGTGGCGGCGCGCGCCAGGTCGCCCGAGGCGGCTGA
- a CDS encoding tetratricopeptide repeat protein, with the protein MIANPHTPMLRAALAVGGLLAALGTGCASFAPAVEGPGREVRPGAPPEYDVLVFHHHLSEGRMPEALAALERAVAKDDESAYLHRLLGELLARNNELDRAVEHAQQAYELAPEDPDVTGFLAQLYRIQKNRSGAEALLLDEEGAPINADAAFSLYQLYLEQEDFEAALAIGQWMADDDPGELRGWLAVANAHQRMGRPKEAEAALRRSLDVAPSNLRVYGLLARSMRERGDPEGAIAVYREMLAQEPDDHGTLVALAEAQMGDDDLEGAIETFERIEASYPNDLQSVTRLGFLYYEARRTEDAIERFGRVLERSPRQHEVAFFYGVAQRQVGNEKAAEPALAGIPAHHEYYAQARTQLAAIHERHGRYGEALVEIERALEAEPSRQLELYSATLRSKTGDFEGAVAYLENLLRDSPDDDELLYNLGVVYEEGDRTEEAIEFMERALQINPENADALNFIGYVWAERGENLEQAEEYIVRALEVSPDNGFIVDSLGWVYYMRARPLIESGKVVAGRRWLKRALSELERANELTGGDPVISEHLGDAYLLLDQRRRALDKFEEAALMGPRPDEQPHLHEKLETLRREFE; encoded by the coding sequence GTGATCGCGAATCCCCACACCCCGATGCTCCGCGCCGCGCTGGCGGTCGGCGGCCTGCTGGCCGCCCTGGGCACGGGGTGCGCATCATTCGCACCGGCCGTCGAGGGCCCGGGGCGCGAGGTACGCCCCGGTGCACCGCCGGAATACGACGTGCTGGTGTTCCACCACCACCTGTCGGAAGGGCGGATGCCCGAGGCGTTGGCCGCCCTCGAGCGCGCCGTGGCCAAGGACGACGAGTCCGCCTACCTGCACCGCCTGCTCGGCGAGCTCCTCGCCCGCAACAACGAACTCGACCGCGCCGTCGAGCACGCCCAGCAGGCGTACGAGCTCGCGCCCGAGGACCCGGACGTCACCGGCTTCCTCGCCCAGCTCTACCGGATCCAGAAGAACCGTTCCGGTGCCGAGGCCCTGCTCCTCGACGAGGAAGGTGCGCCGATCAACGCGGATGCCGCGTTCTCGCTGTACCAGCTCTACCTCGAACAGGAAGACTTCGAGGCCGCACTGGCGATCGGTCAGTGGATGGCCGACGACGACCCCGGTGAGCTCCGCGGTTGGCTCGCAGTGGCGAACGCGCATCAGCGCATGGGTCGTCCGAAGGAGGCCGAGGCGGCGCTCCGGCGTTCCTTGGACGTCGCGCCGAGCAACCTGCGCGTGTACGGATTGTTGGCCCGCTCGATGCGCGAGCGCGGCGACCCGGAAGGGGCGATCGCCGTCTACCGGGAGATGCTCGCCCAGGAGCCCGACGACCACGGCACGCTCGTGGCACTTGCGGAAGCCCAGATGGGCGACGACGACCTCGAAGGCGCGATCGAGACCTTCGAGCGCATCGAGGCGAGCTACCCCAACGACCTGCAGTCGGTGACCCGACTCGGGTTCCTCTACTACGAGGCACGCCGCACCGAGGACGCGATCGAGCGCTTCGGTCGCGTCCTCGAGCGCTCGCCCCGTCAGCACGAGGTCGCCTTCTTCTACGGGGTTGCCCAGCGGCAGGTCGGCAACGAGAAGGCGGCCGAGCCCGCACTGGCCGGCATTCCGGCACACCACGAGTACTACGCCCAGGCCCGCACCCAGCTCGCGGCGATCCACGAACGTCACGGTCGCTACGGGGAAGCCCTGGTCGAGATCGAGCGGGCGCTCGAGGCCGAGCCGAGCCGCCAACTCGAGCTCTACAGCGCCACGCTGCGCTCGAAGACCGGCGACTTCGAAGGCGCGGTCGCCTATCTCGAGAACCTGCTGCGCGACTCGCCCGACGACGACGAGCTGCTCTACAACCTCGGCGTCGTCTACGAGGAAGGTGACCGCACCGAGGAAGCGATCGAGTTCATGGAGCGCGCGCTCCAGATCAACCCCGAGAACGCAGACGCGCTGAACTTCATCGGCTACGTGTGGGCCGAGCGCGGCGAAAACCTCGAGCAGGCCGAGGAGTACATCGTGCGGGCCCTCGAAGTGAGTCCGGACAACGGGTTCATCGTCGACAGTCTGGGTTGGGTCTACTACATGCGCGCGCGTCCGTTGATCGAGTCGGGCAAAGTCGTGGCGGGACGGAGATGGTTGAAGCGCGCGCTTTCGGAACTCGAGCGCGCGAACGAACTCACTGGCGGTGACCCGGTGATTTCCGAGCATCTAGGCGATGCCTATCTCCTCCTGGACCAGCGCCGCCGCGCCCTCGACAAGTTCGAGGAGGCCGCGCTGATGGGCCCGCGCCCCGACGAGCAACCGCACCTGCACGAGAAGCTGGAAACCCTGCGACGCGAGTTCGAATAG
- a CDS encoding iron-sulfur cluster assembly accessory protein: protein MPLIEVTEPAAERIRELLDKEGKAESHGLRMKVVGGGCSGLRYELAFDDDIRDIDTTIEVCGVRLILDEKSALYLAGTTLDFVDTLQESGFKMENPNASSTCGCGESFSA, encoded by the coding sequence ATGCCGTTGATCGAGGTCACCGAGCCCGCCGCCGAGCGGATTCGCGAGCTGCTCGACAAAGAGGGCAAGGCCGAGAGCCACGGCCTGCGCATGAAGGTGGTCGGCGGGGGCTGCTCTGGGCTCCGCTACGAGCTGGCCTTCGACGACGACATCCGCGACATCGATACGACCATCGAAGTCTGCGGCGTCCGCCTGATCCTCGACGAGAAGAGCGCGCTCTACCTGGCCGGGACCACCCTCGACTTCGTCGACACGCTGCAGGAGTCCGGCTTCAAGATGGAGAACCCGAACGCGTCGTCGACCTGCGGCTGCGGGGAATCCTTCAGCGCCTGA
- a CDS encoding TlyA family RNA methyltransferase encodes MRLDERLCEEGLAESRNQAQALIRAGQVLVDDVPSDKPGTRVPAAAAVRLRKGARRIFVSRGGEKLAGALDALGVDPSGRACLDVGASTGGFTDCLLQRGARSVVAVDVGYGQLHPRLREDARVHVREKTNARSLTPELLPEPVSLVVVDVSFISARLLVPALAACAPEAAWLLMVKPQFEVGKERVGAGGVVRDDALRAEAADAVVAAAAEAGWREQGRADSVLAGPKGNREIFVHFDPPGVDEGKTGREDGSAA; translated from the coding sequence TTGCGCCTCGACGAGCGGCTCTGCGAAGAGGGCCTCGCGGAATCCCGCAATCAGGCCCAGGCCTTGATTCGCGCCGGCCAGGTGTTGGTCGACGATGTGCCTTCCGACAAGCCGGGGACGCGCGTTCCGGCGGCCGCCGCGGTGCGGCTGCGCAAGGGCGCGCGTCGTATTTTTGTGTCACGCGGCGGGGAGAAGCTGGCGGGCGCCCTCGACGCGCTCGGCGTCGACCCGAGCGGGCGCGCCTGCCTCGACGTCGGCGCCTCGACCGGTGGCTTCACCGATTGCCTGTTGCAACGCGGCGCTCGCTCGGTCGTGGCGGTCGACGTCGGCTATGGCCAGCTGCATCCGCGTCTGCGAGAGGATGCGCGCGTTCACGTGCGCGAGAAGACCAACGCGCGAAGCCTGACGCCCGAGCTGCTTCCCGAACCCGTGTCGCTGGTGGTGGTGGACGTGTCCTTCATCTCGGCCCGGCTGCTGGTCCCCGCGCTCGCTGCCTGTGCACCCGAGGCGGCCTGGCTCCTGATGGTCAAACCCCAGTTCGAGGTAGGGAAGGAGCGGGTCGGTGCGGGCGGGGTGGTCCGTGACGACGCGCTGCGCGCCGAGGCCGCTGATGCCGTGGTGGCAGCCGCGGCCGAGGCCGGGTGGCGGGAGCAGGGCCGCGCCGACAGCGTCCTGGCGGGCCCCAAGGGGAACCGCGAGATCTTCGTCCACTTCGACCCCCCGGGTGTCGATGAGGGGAAGACGGGTAGGGAGGACGGCTCGGCGGCTTGA
- the xseA gene encoding exodeoxyribonuclease VII large subunit produces MTQSAAAPRVYPVGAVVAGVRRLLEERVGRLWVVGEVSNFRRPGSGHCYFTLKDGDGQLRAALFRSQAARLAFEPEDGMEVLAYGDLTVYEARGEMQLVVRQLEPRGVGALQLAFEQLKAKLSAEGLFDADRKRELPALPRRVGVVTSSSGAALRDVLEVSRRRFPSLPLRLATCRVQGVGAETEVAGALNALARDGDCDAILLVRGGGSLEDLQPFNTETLARAIADCAVPVVSGVGHETDLTIADWVSDARAPTPSAAAELAIPDRRSLAAQVARQRQRLGMALRSELAHAESRWQTLARALQAQAPHQRVSSGRERWSTLARDLQRALDAHVERARAALGEGAARLEALSPLAVLGRGYGLVRRESDAGIVRSAADAPPGERLDVRVARARLVARVESSRDDPGSPTEEP; encoded by the coding sequence GTGACCCAGAGCGCTGCGGCGCCGCGGGTCTACCCCGTCGGGGCAGTGGTCGCCGGCGTGCGCCGACTGCTCGAGGAGCGGGTCGGACGACTCTGGGTGGTCGGTGAAGTGAGCAACTTCCGGCGCCCCGGGTCCGGGCACTGCTACTTCACGCTGAAGGACGGAGACGGCCAGCTGCGCGCCGCCCTGTTCCGAAGCCAGGCCGCCCGCCTCGCCTTCGAGCCCGAAGACGGCATGGAGGTGCTCGCCTACGGCGACCTCACGGTCTACGAGGCGCGCGGGGAGATGCAGCTCGTCGTCCGTCAACTGGAACCGCGCGGCGTCGGCGCACTCCAGCTCGCCTTCGAACAGCTGAAGGCGAAGCTCTCGGCGGAGGGGCTCTTCGACGCCGATCGGAAGCGCGAACTTCCGGCGCTGCCGCGACGGGTCGGGGTAGTCACGTCGTCGAGCGGCGCCGCCTTGCGCGATGTCCTCGAGGTCTCGCGCCGTCGCTTCCCGAGCCTCCCGCTGCGTCTGGCGACCTGTCGGGTTCAAGGCGTGGGCGCCGAGACCGAGGTGGCCGGGGCCTTGAACGCGCTGGCCCGCGACGGTGACTGCGACGCGATCCTGCTGGTGCGCGGGGGAGGCTCGCTGGAAGACCTGCAGCCCTTCAACACCGAGACCCTGGCGCGGGCGATCGCGGACTGCGCGGTGCCCGTCGTCAGTGGCGTCGGACACGAGACCGATCTCACGATCGCCGACTGGGTGAGCGATGCGCGGGCGCCCACACCGTCGGCCGCCGCCGAACTCGCGATTCCCGACCGCCGCTCACTCGCGGCCCAGGTGGCGCGTCAACGTCAGCGACTCGGGATGGCGCTTCGCTCGGAGCTCGCCCACGCCGAGTCCCGCTGGCAGACGCTGGCGCGCGCGCTCCAGGCCCAGGCACCACACCAGCGTGTGTCTTCCGGACGCGAGCGTTGGTCCACCCTCGCGCGAGATCTCCAGCGCGCCCTCGACGCGCACGTCGAACGGGCGCGTGCCGCGCTCGGTGAGGGCGCCGCCCGGCTCGAGGCGCTCTCGCCTCTGGCGGTGCTCGGACGTGGCTACGGGCTCGTCCGCCGCGAGTCGGACGCGGGCATCGTGCGGAGCGCGGCCGATGCGCCGCCCGGCGAACGTCTCGACGTCCGGGTGGCTCGCGCGCGCCTCGTCGCGCGAGTCGAGTCGAGCCGGGATGATCCCGGAAGCCCTACGGAAGAGCCGTAG
- the cysC gene encoding adenylyl-sulfate kinase produces the protein MTEQKATNITWHQTQVARSDREQSLGQRGCTIWLTGLSGSGKSTVAVAAEKALADRGRHAYVLDGDNIRHGLNKNLGFSPEDRTENIRRIGEVSKLFTDAGMIVMSSFISPYRADRDQVRGIMEPGDFVEVHVDATVETCEGRDVKGLYKKARAGEIPEFTGISAPYEAPEKPELVLDTNVQSVEESVSALISYLEEKGYLSRP, from the coding sequence GTGACTGAGCAGAAAGCCACCAACATCACCTGGCACCAGACCCAAGTGGCGCGATCCGACCGTGAGCAGTCGCTCGGGCAGCGCGGGTGCACCATCTGGCTCACTGGGCTTTCCGGGTCCGGCAAGTCCACCGTGGCCGTGGCGGCCGAGAAGGCGCTCGCCGATCGCGGGCGCCACGCCTACGTCCTGGACGGCGACAACATCCGCCACGGACTGAACAAGAACCTCGGATTCTCTCCCGAGGACCGCACCGAGAACATCCGCCGGATCGGCGAGGTGTCGAAGCTCTTCACCGATGCCGGGATGATCGTGATGTCGTCGTTCATCTCGCCCTACCGCGCCGATCGCGACCAGGTCCGCGGGATCATGGAGCCGGGCGACTTCGTCGAGGTCCACGTCGATGCCACGGTCGAGACCTGCGAGGGCCGCGACGTGAAGGGCCTCTACAAGAAGGCGCGGGCCGGCGAGATCCCCGAGTTCACCGGAATTTCGGCGCCCTACGAGGCTCCCGAGAAGCCCGAGCTGGTGCTCGACACGAACGTCCAGTCCGTCGAGGAGAGCGTCTCCGCGCTGATCTCCTATCTCGAGGAGAAGGGGTACCTGAGCCGTCCCTAG
- a CDS encoding exodeoxyribonuclease VII small subunit has product MSNPHDAGTAPDGAGAPDDLSELEFEGALDSLENVVDRLEAGELSLEEALATYERGVALSRRCEALLSRAERRIDELVTSAEGSELRPFDAEEEEDETA; this is encoded by the coding sequence GTGAGCAACCCCCACGACGCGGGCACCGCCCCGGACGGCGCGGGTGCCCCCGACGACCTCAGCGAGTTGGAATTCGAGGGGGCCCTCGACTCCCTCGAGAACGTCGTCGATCGTCTCGAAGCGGGTGAGCTGAGTCTCGAGGAGGCGCTCGCGACCTACGAGCGTGGTGTCGCCCTGTCGCGCCGCTGCGAAGCGCTCTTGTCCCGTGCAGAGCGTCGCATCGACGAACTGGTCACCAGCGCCGAGGGCAGCGAGCTGCGTCCCTTCGACGCCGAAGAGGAAGAAGACGAAACCGCATGA
- a CDS encoding polyprenyl synthetase family protein, producing MNAPRYLEACQPLVEAALDAALPPEGEPPARLHAAMRHLVFPGGKRLRPALALAAAEAVGGKREAALPAAVAVELVHVYSLIHDDLPCMDDDVERRGRPTVHVAFDEATAVLAGDALLTRAFGVLVEDAGDDDFARRLDAVRTLSDAAGAAGLVGGQVDDLAGDAKDTASVESVHARKSAALIAASITCGARLAGADGTRLATLHEAGLAAGIAFQIADDLLDAEDEEDCSLVPVLGADGARARATELLANALDPLDRMGEPAEPLRGLLRYAVEREI from the coding sequence ATGAACGCGCCCCGCTATCTCGAAGCGTGCCAGCCCCTGGTCGAAGCGGCCCTGGACGCGGCCTTGCCGCCCGAGGGGGAGCCGCCGGCTCGGCTCCACGCCGCGATGCGGCACCTCGTGTTCCCGGGTGGAAAGCGCCTGCGGCCTGCACTGGCGTTGGCGGCTGCCGAAGCGGTCGGCGGCAAGCGCGAGGCGGCATTGCCGGCGGCGGTGGCCGTGGAGCTCGTCCACGTCTACTCCTTGATTCACGACGACCTGCCGTGCATGGACGACGACGTCGAGCGGCGCGGTCGCCCGACGGTGCACGTGGCGTTCGACGAGGCGACCGCGGTCCTGGCCGGCGATGCGCTCTTGACGCGCGCCTTCGGCGTACTGGTCGAAGACGCTGGCGACGACGACTTCGCGCGGCGGCTCGATGCGGTGCGCACACTCTCGGACGCGGCCGGTGCCGCCGGGTTGGTCGGCGGACAGGTCGACGACCTCGCGGGCGACGCAAAGGACACGGCCTCGGTCGAGAGCGTGCACGCGCGAAAGTCGGCGGCCCTGATCGCGGCTTCGATCACCTGCGGTGCGCGGCTGGCCGGCGCCGACGGCACGCGACTCGCCACCCTGCACGAGGCGGGTCTGGCGGCCGGTATCGCCTTCCAGATTGCGGATGACTTGCTGGATGCCGAGGACGAAGAGGACTGCTCGCTGGTCCCCGTGCTCGGCGCGGATGGGGCCCGCGCCCGTGCGACCGAGCTGTTGGCGAATGCACTCGACCCGCTAGACCGGATGGGGGAACCCGCCGAGCCGCTGCGGGGTCTGCTTCGTTACGCCGTGGAGAGAGAGATTTGA